In Mycolicibacterium alvei, a single window of DNA contains:
- a CDS encoding MBL fold metallo-hydrolase codes for MFITGFPAGMLACNCYVLAERPGADAIVVDPGQRAMDRLRRILDENRLTPAAVLLTHGHLDHIWSAQKVADSYGCPVYIHPEDRFMLTDPIKDFGPALVGRLSRLAFGALLSEPRQVVELDRDGQTLDVDGVSVTVEHTPGHTRGSVVFRVHTTVFTGDTLFRSSVGRTDLPGGSGRDLLESIVTKLLVLDDDTVVLPGHGPRTTIGHERRTNPFLEGLTL; via the coding sequence GTGTTCATTACCGGATTTCCGGCCGGGATGCTGGCGTGCAACTGCTATGTCCTGGCTGAGCGGCCAGGAGCCGACGCGATCGTCGTCGACCCGGGGCAGCGGGCGATGGACCGGCTGCGCCGGATCCTCGACGAGAACCGCCTGACCCCGGCGGCGGTCCTGCTGACCCACGGTCACCTCGATCACATCTGGTCGGCCCAGAAGGTCGCCGACAGCTACGGCTGCCCCGTCTACATCCACCCCGAAGACCGATTCATGCTGACCGACCCGATCAAAGATTTCGGGCCTGCCCTCGTGGGCCGGTTGTCCCGGCTGGCGTTCGGTGCACTGCTCTCCGAGCCCAGGCAGGTGGTCGAGTTGGACCGGGACGGCCAAACTCTCGATGTCGACGGTGTCTCGGTCACGGTCGAGCACACCCCGGGGCACACCCGGGGATCGGTGGTGTTCCGGGTGCACACGACCGTGTTCACGGGCGATACGCTGTTCCGGTCCTCGGTGGGCCGCACCGACCTGCCCGGTGGCAGCGGACGTGACCTCCTCGAGTCGATCGTGACAAAGCTGTTGGTACTCGACGATGACACCGTGGTATTACCAGGGCACGGCCCGCGCACCACCATCGGGCATGAACGCCGTACCAACCCGTTTCTCGAAGGTTTGACTCTGTGA
- a CDS encoding peptidylprolyl isomerase — MPTNEQRRATAKRKLDRQLERRAAQERKRRIVTIAGTAVAALVVIGAVVATFVFTGKDSGSTTASADATTATSGAPAQPAAQGQLPVFAAPADLGADCQYPAAAAASKPATPPRTGKVPTDPATVSVSMVTTQGNIGLQLDNAKAPCTVNSFASLAGQNYFNDTPCHRLTAGGLSVLQCGDPTGQGTGGPGYKFADEYPTNQYQPDNPALQQPVLYPRGTLAMANAGPNTNGSQFFLVYQDSQLPPNYTVFGKIDDTGLATLDKIAAAGVAGGGGDGKPNLPVELKSVALD; from the coding sequence GTGCCGACCAACGAACAACGGCGTGCGACGGCCAAGCGCAAGCTGGACCGCCAGCTGGAGCGCCGTGCCGCCCAGGAACGCAAACGACGCATCGTGACCATCGCGGGCACGGCGGTCGCGGCCCTCGTCGTCATCGGGGCGGTGGTGGCCACATTCGTGTTCACCGGCAAGGACTCGGGCAGCACGACCGCCTCGGCGGATGCCACCACCGCGACGTCCGGAGCGCCGGCGCAGCCTGCCGCCCAGGGGCAGCTCCCGGTCTTCGCCGCACCTGCCGACCTCGGCGCCGACTGCCAGTACCCGGCCGCCGCCGCGGCCAGCAAGCCTGCCACGCCACCGCGTACCGGCAAGGTCCCGACCGATCCGGCCACGGTCAGCGTCAGCATGGTCACCACCCAGGGCAACATCGGGCTGCAGCTCGACAACGCCAAGGCGCCCTGCACCGTGAACAGCTTCGCGAGCCTGGCCGGCCAGAACTACTTCAACGACACCCCGTGCCATCGGCTGACCGCGGGTGGCCTGTCGGTGCTGCAGTGCGGTGATCCGACCGGCCAGGGCACCGGCGGCCCCGGCTACAAGTTCGCCGACGAGTATCCGACGAACCAGTACCAGCCGGACAACCCGGCGCTGCAGCAGCCCGTGCTCTACCCCCGCGGCACCTTGGCCATGGCCAACGCCGGGCCCAACACCAACGGCAGCCAGTTCTTCCTGGTGTACCAGGACTCCCAGCTGCCCCCGAACTACACGGTGTTCGGCAAGATCGACGACACCGGCCTGGCCACCCTCGACAAGATCGCGGCGGCCGGCGTGGCCGGAGGCGGAGGCGACGGTAAGCCGAATCTGCCGGTCGAGCTGAAGTCCGTGGCACTGGACTAG
- a CDS encoding peptidylprolyl isomerase, with protein MTVPPPYGGYQPEYPSHPVGYPAGYPPPARTNGMAVASLVGAVLFAPLGIVFGHISLSQLKHSGEQGRGIAIAGLVIGYLMTALAIVTVVLAVVFAFILVKVADDTPRQDRYTAAPGSDRRLPAFAPPANLGANCQYPATTEPATRPVTPPRTGTVPTEPATVEAGIITNRGGIGLKLANGKAPCTVNNFASLAFQGFFDGTPCHRLTTGELAALQCGDPSGSGTGGPGYRFPNEYPTNQYRLSDPAVQQPVVYPRGTVAMANSGPGTNGSQFFLVYEDSLLPPTYTVFGTVDKTGLDTLDAIAAAGVADGGTDGQPASPVEITSVALD; from the coding sequence TTGACTGTCCCGCCCCCCTACGGCGGTTACCAGCCGGAGTATCCCAGTCACCCGGTGGGATATCCGGCTGGTTATCCCCCGCCCGCCCGCACCAACGGGATGGCGGTCGCGTCGTTGGTCGGTGCCGTCCTGTTCGCGCCGCTGGGCATCGTATTCGGGCACATTTCGCTGTCGCAGCTCAAACACAGCGGTGAACAGGGCCGCGGCATCGCGATCGCGGGTCTAGTCATCGGATACCTGATGACGGCACTGGCGATCGTGACGGTGGTGCTGGCCGTGGTGTTCGCCTTTATCCTCGTGAAAGTCGCAGACGACACGCCGCGGCAGGACCGCTACACGGCCGCTCCCGGTTCAGACCGTCGACTGCCCGCGTTCGCACCACCGGCGAACCTCGGCGCCAACTGCCAGTACCCGGCCACCACAGAACCGGCCACCAGGCCGGTCACCCCGCCGCGCACCGGCACGGTGCCGACCGAACCGGCCACGGTGGAAGCCGGGATCATCACCAATCGCGGCGGCATCGGACTCAAGCTCGCCAACGGCAAGGCGCCGTGCACGGTGAACAACTTCGCCAGCCTGGCCTTCCAAGGATTCTTCGACGGCACCCCGTGCCACCGGCTGACCACGGGCGAGCTCGCGGCGCTGCAGTGCGGCGACCCGTCGGGCAGCGGAACCGGTGGGCCCGGTTACCGATTCCCCAACGAGTACCCGACCAACCAGTATCGACTCTCCGACCCCGCGGTGCAGCAACCCGTGGTCTACCCACGCGGCACCGTGGCGATGGCGAATTCCGGGCCCGGTACCAACGGCAGCCAGTTCTTCCTCGTGTACGAGGATTCACTCCTGCCGCCGACGTACACGGTGTTCGGCACCGTCGACAAGACAGGACTGGACACCCTCGATGCGATCGCCGCAGCCGGCGTCGCCGACGGCGGCACGGACGGCCAACCAGCCAGCCCCGTCGAAATCACATCGGTCGCACTCGATTAA
- a CDS encoding MPT63 family protein translates to MKIRMFGTSVAVAGIAAIGLTTAPIAMAEPTVTPFDTTLELVDAGGAVVTGWTVEELEPADDTIPGYHPAGTLWEADVTVEAVKGSVTPIIPNFNVRAANGETYRVVVVLPAPEGLNPSTLQQGQSAEGELYFDVTGAEPDSVVYNAGGHDLLIWKGEG, encoded by the coding sequence ATGAAGATCCGCATGTTCGGAACATCGGTGGCGGTGGCCGGTATCGCGGCGATCGGCTTGACGACCGCACCGATCGCAATGGCCGAACCGACCGTGACTCCGTTCGACACCACCCTGGAACTGGTCGATGCGGGCGGCGCCGTGGTCACCGGCTGGACGGTCGAGGAACTCGAGCCCGCCGACGACACGATCCCGGGTTACCACCCCGCCGGGACGCTGTGGGAGGCCGACGTCACCGTCGAGGCAGTCAAGGGCAGCGTCACGCCGATCATCCCGAATTTCAACGTCCGGGCCGCCAACGGCGAGACCTACCGCGTCGTCGTGGTCCTGCCTGCGCCCGAAGGGCTCAACCCGAGCACATTGCAGCAGGGTCAGTCCGCCGAGGGCGAACTGTATTTCGACGTCACCGGGGCGGAACCGGACAGTGTGGTCTACAACGCCGGAGGCCACGACCTGCTGATCTGGAAGGGCGAAGGCTAG
- a CDS encoding RelA/SpoT family protein: MASEPVTDTGTGQTAELPPTPPGGTPPAPDTTKTSASRRVRARLARRMTAQRSAFNPVLEPLVAVHREIYPKADLQLLQRAYDVADQRHADQLRKSGDPYITHPLAVANILAELGMDTTTLVAALLHDTVEDTGYTLEALTAEFGAEVGHLVDGVTKLDKVVLGSAAEGETIRKMIIAMARDPRVLVIKVADRLHNMRTMRFLPPEKQARKARETLEVIAPLAHRLGMATVKWELEDLSFAILHPKKYEEIVRLVADRAPSRDTYLAKVRAEIGVALSAMKINAVVEGRPKHYWSIYQKMIVKGRDFDDIHDLVGVRILCDEIRDCYAAVGVVHSLWQPMAGRFKDYIAQPRYGVYQSLHTTVVGPEGKPLEVQIRTRDMHRTAEYGIAAHWRYKEAKGRNGVPPSHAATEIDDMAWMRQLLDWQREAADPGEFLESLRYDLAVKEIFVFTPKGDVINLPTGSTPVDFAYAVHTEVGHRCIGARVNGRLVALERKLENGEVVEVFTSKAHNAGPSRDWQTFVVSPRAKAKIRQWFAKERREEALESGKDAIAREVRRGGLPLQRLINADSMGALARELRYVDVSALYTAVGEGHVSARHVVQRLLAQFGGDDAAEDELAERSTPLTMPVRQRSTDDTGVAVPGAPGTLTKLAKCCTPVPGDTIMGFVTRGGGVSVHRTDCTNAASLQQQSERIIEVNWAPSPSSVFLVAIQVEALDRHRLLSDVTRVLADEKVNILSASVTTSNDRVAISRFTFEMGDPKHLGHLLSVVRNVEGVYDVYRITSAA, encoded by the coding sequence GTGGCCAGCGAACCGGTTACGGACACAGGCACGGGCCAGACCGCCGAGTTGCCGCCGACGCCGCCGGGTGGCACTCCACCGGCTCCCGATACGACCAAGACCAGTGCCTCGCGCCGGGTACGCGCCCGGTTGGCCCGCCGGATGACCGCGCAGCGCAGTGCCTTCAACCCGGTCCTGGAGCCCCTCGTCGCGGTGCACCGCGAGATCTATCCCAAGGCCGACCTGCAGTTGCTGCAGCGGGCCTACGACGTCGCCGACCAGCGACACGCCGACCAGTTGCGCAAATCGGGTGATCCGTACATCACCCACCCGCTGGCGGTCGCCAACATCCTGGCCGAGCTCGGGATGGACACCACCACGCTGGTCGCGGCTCTGCTGCACGACACGGTGGAGGACACCGGATACACCCTGGAGGCGTTGACCGCCGAGTTCGGGGCCGAGGTGGGGCACCTGGTCGATGGGGTCACCAAGCTGGACAAGGTGGTGCTCGGCTCGGCCGCCGAGGGCGAGACGATCCGCAAGATGATCATCGCGATGGCCCGTGACCCGCGGGTGCTGGTGATCAAGGTGGCCGATCGGCTGCACAACATGCGGACCATGCGGTTCCTGCCCCCCGAGAAGCAGGCCCGCAAGGCCCGCGAGACCCTGGAAGTCATTGCGCCGCTGGCACATCGGCTTGGTATGGCGACGGTCAAGTGGGAGCTTGAGGACCTCTCGTTCGCGATCCTGCACCCCAAGAAGTACGAGGAGATCGTGCGACTGGTCGCCGATCGGGCACCGTCGCGCGACACCTACCTGGCCAAGGTGCGCGCCGAGATCGGCGTGGCACTGAGCGCGATGAAGATCAACGCGGTGGTCGAGGGCAGGCCCAAGCACTATTGGTCGATCTACCAGAAGATGATCGTCAAGGGCCGCGACTTCGACGACATCCACGACCTGGTCGGCGTGCGGATCCTGTGCGACGAGATCCGGGACTGCTACGCGGCCGTCGGCGTCGTGCACTCGCTGTGGCAGCCGATGGCGGGCCGGTTCAAGGATTACATCGCCCAACCGCGCTACGGCGTCTACCAGTCGCTGCACACCACCGTCGTCGGCCCCGAGGGTAAGCCGCTGGAGGTGCAGATCCGCACCCGCGACATGCATCGCACCGCCGAGTACGGCATCGCGGCGCACTGGCGTTACAAAGAAGCCAAGGGCCGCAACGGAGTTCCGCCCAGCCACGCCGCCACCGAGATCGACGACATGGCCTGGATGCGCCAGTTGCTCGACTGGCAGCGGGAGGCCGCCGACCCCGGCGAGTTCCTCGAGTCCCTGCGTTACGACCTTGCGGTCAAGGAGATCTTCGTCTTCACCCCCAAGGGCGACGTGATCAATCTGCCGACCGGATCGACGCCGGTCGACTTCGCCTACGCCGTGCACACCGAGGTGGGGCACCGCTGTATCGGGGCCCGGGTCAACGGCCGGCTCGTCGCGCTGGAGCGCAAGCTGGAGAACGGTGAAGTCGTCGAGGTGTTCACCTCCAAGGCGCACAACGCCGGACCGTCACGAGACTGGCAGACCTTCGTGGTGTCGCCGCGGGCCAAGGCCAAGATCCGGCAGTGGTTCGCCAAGGAACGCCGCGAAGAAGCCTTGGAGTCCGGCAAGGACGCCATCGCGCGGGAGGTCCGCCGAGGTGGACTTCCGTTGCAGCGCTTGATCAATGCCGATTCGATGGGCGCGCTGGCCCGCGAGCTGCGCTATGTCGACGTCTCGGCCCTGTACACCGCTGTCGGTGAGGGCCACGTCTCGGCGCGCCACGTCGTGCAGCGGCTGCTCGCCCAGTTCGGCGGCGACGACGCGGCCGAGGACGAACTCGCCGAGCGGTCCACGCCCTTGACCATGCCGGTGCGTCAGCGCAGCACCGACGACACCGGCGTCGCGGTACCGGGAGCGCCGGGAACCCTGACCAAGCTCGCCAAGTGCTGTACCCCGGTGCCCGGCGACACCATCATGGGCTTCGTGACCCGCGGTGGCGGCGTCAGCGTGCACCGCACCGACTGCACGAATGCGGCGTCCCTGCAACAACAGTCGGAACGCATCATCGAGGTGAACTGGGCGCCGTCTCCGTCGTCGGTGTTCCTGGTGGCCATCCAGGTCGAGGCGCTCGACCGGCACCGTCTGCTGTCCGATGTGACCCGCGTGCTGGCCGACGAGAAGGTCAACATCCTTTCGGCGTCGGTGACGACCTCCAACGACCGGGTGGCGATCAGCCGGTTCACCTTCGAGATGGGCGATCCCAAGCACCTCGGCCACCTGCTGAGTGTGGTGCGCAACGTCGAAGGCGTGTACGACGTCTACCGCATCACCTCCGCCGCCTGA
- a CDS encoding adenine phosphoribosyltransferase — MSADVSRLVKKLIREVPDFPELGVQFKDLTPLLADAEGLGAVTDALAATAADADLVAGLDARGFLLGAAVATRLGIGVLAVRKGGKLPPPVHSVTYQLEYGSATLEIPADGIDIAGRNVVIVDDVLATGGTLAAAMQLLEDAGANVLSAAVVLELTALGGRDVVAPLRVSSLHTV; from the coding sequence GTGAGTGCCGATGTTTCCCGGCTGGTCAAGAAACTGATCCGGGAGGTTCCCGACTTTCCCGAGCTCGGCGTGCAGTTCAAGGACCTGACCCCGTTGCTGGCCGACGCCGAGGGCCTGGGTGCGGTGACCGATGCGTTGGCCGCCACCGCGGCCGACGCCGATCTGGTCGCCGGCCTGGACGCGCGCGGTTTCCTGCTGGGTGCCGCGGTCGCGACCCGACTCGGTATCGGCGTGCTGGCGGTACGCAAGGGCGGCAAGCTCCCGCCTCCGGTGCACAGCGTGACCTATCAGCTCGAGTACGGCAGCGCGACCCTGGAGATCCCGGCCGACGGGATTGATATCGCCGGGCGCAACGTGGTGATCGTCGACGATGTCCTGGCCACCGGCGGGACGCTGGCAGCGGCGATGCAGCTGCTCGAGGACGCCGGCGCCAACGTCCTCAGCGCCGCTGTGGTGCTGGAATTGACGGCCCTGGGTGGCCGGGACGTGGTGGCGCCGCTGAGGGTCAGCAGCCTGCACACGGTGTGA
- a CDS encoding ABC transporter substrate-binding protein, with product MVQWRAAARARTTATVATLSVVAGLGLAACSGSSADEIDYAVDGTLTTYNTNTMAGAASAGPQAFARALTGFAYHGPEGQMVADNDFGSVSVVGRAPLVLDYVISDKAVYSDGKPITCDDLVLTWGAQSGRFPVFDAASHAGYRDIASVDCVPGQKRARVSFAQDRGFLDYGHLFAATSLMPAHVLADELDLDDGGVATALLNGDQPTIDRIAKAWNNSWDLKPDLDLKRFPSSGPYRIDSVSEDGVVVLVANDKWWGTAPVTNRIAVWPRGADIQERVNQGSFDVVDIESGSSGLLNLPDDYVSTESPSAGIEQLIFAPGGPLGAPAARRAVALCTPRDVIARNAATPIVNSRLSPVSDDAFSAAENVGEAAQFGVANPDAARATLHNKPLTVRIGYQTPNARLAATVGAIAKSCAAAGITVQDAGSATAGPVALRNNEIDGLLASTGGAAGSGSSGSSAIDAYAFHSGNGNNLSAYFNERIDGIIDAQAVTSDPKELARLAGEGATILWNDMPTLPLYRQQRTVLTSNKMYAVSSNPTRWGAGWNMDRWKLST from the coding sequence ATGGTTCAGTGGCGGGCCGCGGCCCGGGCCCGGACAACGGCAACCGTGGCCACCCTGTCCGTGGTCGCCGGATTGGGTCTGGCGGCATGTTCGGGCAGTTCGGCCGACGAGATCGACTACGCCGTGGACGGCACACTGACCACGTACAACACCAACACCATGGCCGGAGCCGCCTCCGCCGGGCCGCAGGCCTTCGCCCGGGCATTGACCGGGTTCGCGTATCACGGGCCGGAAGGCCAGATGGTGGCCGACAACGACTTCGGCTCGGTGTCGGTGGTGGGTCGCGCCCCACTGGTGCTCGACTACGTGATCAGCGACAAGGCCGTCTATTCCGACGGTAAGCCGATCACCTGTGACGACCTGGTGTTGACCTGGGGCGCACAGTCCGGCCGGTTCCCCGTGTTCGACGCCGCCAGCCACGCCGGCTACCGCGACATCGCATCGGTGGACTGCGTACCCGGCCAGAAGCGGGCGCGGGTGTCCTTCGCCCAGGACCGCGGATTCCTCGACTACGGCCATCTGTTCGCGGCCACCTCGCTGATGCCCGCACACGTCCTCGCCGACGAACTCGACCTGGACGACGGGGGTGTGGCCACCGCGTTGCTCAACGGCGACCAGCCGACCATCGACCGCATCGCCAAGGCGTGGAACAACAGCTGGGATCTCAAGCCCGATCTCGACCTGAAACGGTTCCCGTCGTCGGGCCCCTACCGGATCGACTCGGTGTCCGAGGACGGCGTGGTGGTCCTGGTCGCCAACGACAAATGGTGGGGCACCGCCCCCGTCACCAACCGGATCGCGGTGTGGCCGCGCGGGGCTGACATCCAGGAGCGGGTCAACCAGGGATCCTTCGACGTCGTCGACATCGAGTCCGGATCGTCGGGCCTGCTCAATCTGCCCGACGACTATGTCAGCACCGAAAGCCCGTCCGCCGGTATCGAACAGTTGATCTTCGCGCCGGGCGGTCCGCTGGGCGCCCCGGCGGCGCGACGGGCCGTCGCGCTGTGCACCCCGCGTGACGTGATCGCCCGTAACGCCGCGACGCCGATCGTCAACTCGCGGCTCAGTCCGGTCAGCGACGACGCGTTCAGTGCAGCCGAGAATGTCGGCGAGGCCGCGCAATTCGGTGTCGCCAACCCCGATGCGGCCCGCGCCACCCTGCACAACAAGCCGTTGACCGTGCGCATCGGGTATCAGACGCCCAACGCCAGACTGGCCGCGACCGTCGGAGCCATCGCGAAATCGTGTGCCGCCGCGGGCATCACCGTGCAGGACGCCGGATCGGCGACGGCGGGGCCGGTGGCGTTGCGCAACAACGAGATCGACGGATTGCTCGCCAGCACCGGTGGGGCCGCGGGCAGCGGTTCCTCGGGCTCTTCGGCGATCGACGCCTATGCCTTCCACTCGGGCAACGGCAACAACCTGTCCGCTTACTTCAACGAGCGGATCGACGGCATCATCGATGCGCAGGCCGTCACGAGCGATCCGAAGGAACTGGCCCGGCTTGCCGGGGAGGGCGCGACGATCCTGTGGAACGACATGCCGACCCTGCCGCTCTATCGCCAGCAGCGCACCGTGCTGACATCGAACAAGATGTATGCGGTGAGCAGCAATCCGACGCGGTGGGGGGCGGGCTGGAACATGGACCGCTGGAAGTTGTCGACGTGA